The proteins below are encoded in one region of Streptomyces cyanogenus:
- a CDS encoding M48 family metalloprotease, translated as MTALLLLPLLLPCALPVLARRALSRLAPAVALWAVTGCAVLLAGCSLAALGALVLIGLLELPLFAALGELVHPLHTASAVFVVPAAVASAGALARSGWALIRSAVRQVRAYRAARAETAHRPAAGDLCVVDSPRPDAYALPGRPHRIVVTTAMLRSLDGPEREALLAHERAHNAGGHHAALAAAELVAHCHPALRRVRDTIRLAAERAADEAAAASVGDRRLTARAIARAALAGHAARSARPGFMPGAATGPVPRRVQALLAAPRPPRPRAGRTIATLLAACAALSCGASATATADVHHRVEVAQGEEAP; from the coding sequence ATGACCGCACTGCTGCTGCTCCCCCTGCTGCTGCCGTGTGCCCTGCCGGTCCTGGCCCGCCGGGCGCTGAGCCGGCTGGCCCCGGCCGTCGCCCTGTGGGCCGTCACCGGCTGCGCCGTGCTCCTCGCCGGCTGCTCGCTGGCAGCGCTCGGCGCGCTGGTCCTCATCGGGCTGCTCGAACTGCCGCTCTTCGCCGCGCTCGGTGAGCTGGTCCACCCACTGCACACCGCCTCCGCCGTCTTCGTCGTCCCGGCCGCCGTCGCCTCGGCCGGCGCCCTCGCCCGCTCCGGCTGGGCCCTGATCCGCTCGGCGGTGCGCCAGGTCCGGGCCTACCGGGCGGCCCGGGCCGAGACCGCGCACCGGCCCGCCGCCGGCGACCTGTGCGTGGTGGACTCGCCCCGGCCCGACGCGTACGCACTGCCCGGCCGCCCGCACCGGATCGTCGTCACCACGGCGATGCTGCGCAGCCTCGACGGCCCCGAGCGGGAGGCGCTGCTCGCGCACGAGCGGGCGCACAACGCGGGCGGCCACCACGCCGCCCTCGCCGCCGCGGAGCTCGTGGCGCACTGCCATCCAGCGCTGCGCCGGGTCCGTGACACGATCCGGCTCGCCGCCGAACGGGCCGCCGACGAGGCCGCCGCCGCCTCGGTCGGCGACCGGCGCCTGACCGCCCGGGCCATCGCCCGCGCGGCCCTCGCCGGCCACGCCGCCCGGTCCGCCCGGCCCGGCTTCATGCCCGGAGCCGCCACCGGGCCCGTCCCGCGACGCGTCCAGGCCCTGCTGGCCGCCCCCCGGCCCCCGCGCCCCCGGGCGGGCCGCACGATCGCCACGCTCCTCGCCGCCTGCGCCGCCCTGTCCTGCGGGGCCTCGGCCACCGCGACGGCCGACGTCCACCACCGCGTGGAGGTAGCACAAGGGGAGGAAGCCCCCTGA
- a CDS encoding BlaI/MecI/CopY family transcriptional regulator: protein MTDAKDERRPAGELEASVMAVLWAADAPRTPGQVQQSLGVDLARTTVTTILTRLHDKGVVDRRRQGRGYAYAPARDVPDAHGLTARRMHSELDRDSDRETVLARFVAQLSPDDERVLRDLLEADGR, encoded by the coding sequence ATGACCGACGCCAAGGACGAACGTCGGCCGGCCGGCGAACTCGAAGCGAGCGTCATGGCCGTCCTCTGGGCCGCCGACGCGCCCCGGACACCCGGACAGGTCCAGCAGAGCCTGGGCGTGGACCTCGCCCGTACGACGGTGACGACGATCCTCACCCGGCTGCACGACAAGGGGGTCGTCGACCGCCGGCGCCAGGGCCGCGGCTACGCCTACGCTCCCGCGCGGGACGTCCCGGACGCCCACGGTCTCACCGCCCGCCGGATGCACAGCGAGCTGGACCGGGACAGCGACCGGGAGACCGTCCTCGCCCGCTTCGTCGCCCAGCTCAGCCCGGACGACGAACGTGTCCTGCGGGACCTGCTCGAAGCCGACGGCCGATGA
- a CDS encoding VOC family protein, translating to MRRLALVTLVVHDYDEAIRFYTEALGFHLVEDAPRPDGSRWVVVEPGDGLGTGLLLARGKDAGQRARVGDQTGGRVGFFLHTDDFARDHARMTAAGVTFLEEPRHEPYGTVAVFQDLYGNRWDLLQPAGH from the coding sequence ATGCGCCGCCTCGCCCTGGTCACCCTCGTCGTGCACGACTACGACGAGGCTATCCGCTTCTACACGGAGGCCCTGGGGTTCCATCTCGTCGAGGACGCCCCGCGCCCCGACGGCTCCCGCTGGGTCGTCGTCGAGCCCGGTGACGGCCTGGGCACCGGTCTGCTGCTGGCCCGCGGCAAGGACGCCGGCCAGCGGGCCCGGGTCGGGGACCAGACCGGCGGGCGCGTCGGCTTCTTCCTGCACACCGACGACTTCGCCCGCGACCACGCCCGGATGACCGCGGCCGGCGTGACCTTCCTGGAAGAGCCGCGCCACGAGCCGTACGGCACGGTCGCCGTCTTCCAGGACCTGTACGGCAACCGCTGGGACCTGCTCCAGCCCGCCGGACACTGA